The Nitrospirota bacterium nucleotide sequence CACCGAACGTCTTGAAGGGTGTGGAGGCCGCGCGGGCTTGTGGCCTCACGACCATCGGGTGGACTGGTGGAACCGGTGGAAAACTGGCCGGGCTGGTGGAATACCCCTTCGTCGTGCCTTCGACCGTGACGGCCCGCATTCAAGAAAGTCACATCACGCTCGGCCACGTCCTGTGTGAACTCATTGAGGAACAGCTCCTTGGCAAAGACTCCTGACCGGCAACGGCCCCCCATTACGACCCCGAAGCTGATCGCACCGATCAATGTGACGGATCTCACGACCTATCCGCTCAAGAAGCGGCACAGTAAGGTTCGCGTCGCCGACTTTGCCCGCCCCTGGCATCGAGGGGGCAGCTTCAGCCAGTTCTATCGCTCGCTGCCGGATATCCTCGGCGTGAAAACGTTGCGCGCGGTTGCCAAAGCCATCGCCAAGGCCCATCGCAAGGGCCGGCCGGTCATCGTAGGCATCGGCGCCCACGTCGTCAAGGTCGGGTTGAATCCGATTCTCGTGGACCTGATGCAGCAAGGAATCGTATCGGCCGTGGCCATGAACGGCGCCGGGATCATTCATGATTTCGAATTAGCGCTCATGGGACATACCTCCGAGGAAGTCGACGCAGAAATCGACGCGGGACGCTTCGGAATGGCGGAAGAAACCGGCCGCATGCTGAACGAGGCGATCGTCCGCGGTGCCCACGATCGCGAGGGACTCGGCGAATCGGTCGGCCACTACATCAACCGGCGCCAGGGGCAGTTTCCCAATCGCGAGACGAGCATCCTCGCGACCGGAGCACGGCTTGGTATTCCCGTGACTGTGCATGTCGCCATCGGGACCGACATCATCCATATGCATCCTTCCGCAGACGGAGCCGCCATTGGCGCGACGTCGCTCCTGGATTTTCGGCGGCTTGCGGCCGTCGTCTCAGGGATGGAGGGAGGCGTCTACCTCAATCTCGGCTCTGCCGTCATTTTGCCGGAAGTCTTCCTCAAGGCGGTGTCGCTGGGACGCAATTTGGGCCATGATCTGACCAACATTACGACCGTGAACATGGACTTCCTCGCACACTACCGCCCGCTGACCAACGTGGTACGGCGACCGACCCAGAAGGGCGGGAAGGGCTACTCCCTCATCGGCCACCATGAAATCATGGTGCCGCTGCTCGCCGCAGCCGTGCACGAAGAATTGGGGTAACCCCCGCCCTATGGCTCCACGCCAAGCCCCTCCAGTCACCTCACAGCAGTTGACCAAGATGTGGGTCGATCTCAATACTCGCTACTTCACCGGCCTGCTGCCTCCGATCGATCTCGTATGGAGCCGTCGATTGACCTCGTCGGTCGGTATGTTCGTGAGTCGTCGAGGCCCGAAGCCACGGCTGGATCAAGACGGGCTTCGCCCTCCCGTCACGCGTGAAATTCGCCTCTCCCTTCCCCTGCTCCAACAGGTCGTCCAGACAAGCGAGTATGGGGAGCAGGAGATCGTGAATACGCTCGCGCACGAAATGATTCACCAATGGCAGTTCGACATCCTCAAGCGGCGGCCAAATCATCGCCAGGACTTTCTGCGCAAGATGACCGAGATGAATCGAGACGGGACCCTCGCGATCACTATCTACCATTCGTTGCAGAAGGAAGTCCTCGCACTGACACGATTCGCCTGGCGCTGCCGGCAATGCGGCAGACTGTACCAACGACAACGACGGACGATTCAACCGCGGCGGCACCATTGCGGCATCTGCCGCGGAGCGTTACAAGAATTGCGGTCGGTAGGTCAGCCCCAGCTCGCGGCACCGGCACCGCCGCCAACACCAGCCCCCACTCTGTTGCAGCGAATCCAATTATCGTTTAGGTTCTAAGCAGGATGCTGAAACAATTCGCCAGCATCGTTCTCGCATCGTTCAGACCCTCAACGGGGACCCGGCCGCCTCACTAACTCGGCGGCGCGCACAGACGTGGTGCTCCTTATTCGTCGCACCGTGCGCCCCAGCGGGTACGCCTCGGCCCTTCACTCGCTACGGCCTTGCCTGTGGCGCGGCGCGTCTTGGCGCGCCGGGGTTGGGCGGGTGAGAAGTCTGAACTGTTTGAGCAACCTGCGGGAACGTTCTTCTGTTGTGCCACTAAAGTTTTCCCGCAACCTCTTAACCTCCTGTCTTGGGGATGATCCATGCGCTGGTCTCGTCAGATTCTCTTCGGAGACGTGGATGCCATGTTCGCCTCAGCCGCCGTCCTGGCAAACCCCAGTCTTGCGGGCAAACCAGTCGCCGTCGGTGGTTCCTCTCCGCGAGGCATCATCGCAGCCGCCAGTTATGCCGCCCGTGTGTTCGGCGTCCGCTCGGCCATGCCGACCGGCGAAGCCCGGCGCCTCTGCCCCGACCTTATTCTTGTCCCCCCGGACAGGCCGCTCTATCATCGGCTGCATGAACAGATGCAGGCCGTCATCAACCGACTGCTCCCCGTCACCGAATGGACGAGCATCGATGAGTTTTACGCAGAAACGACGGACATGCAGTCGCTCTATCCCGATCCGTCCAAGCTGGGCCAATGCGTGAAGGACGCGATCTTCGACGCGACGGGACTTCGTTGTACGATTGCACTCGCCAGCGGCAAGACCGTGGCAAAGGTGGCCGCGGATGCGCATAAGCCTGATGGACTGGCGGTGATCGAGCCGGGGACGGAAGCGGCGTTTCTGGCGGCGCGTCCGGTGCGCGACCTGCCGGGCATCGGACCGAAGTCTGCGGCCATGCTGAACGGGCTCGGCATCCACTGCGTCGGCGACCTGCTCGATCCACGACATGAGCCGTTTCTTCGACAACAATGGGGCACCCGCCTTCTCGCATGGCAAGAGGTGGCGCAAGGAATCGATCGCGACCCAGTCGTGGTCGATCGAGCCTCCAAAAGTCTCGGGCATGAAACGACGTTCGAACAGGACACCAGCGATCTGGCCTTCCTGGAACAGACGATCAAAAGTTTTCTCGGGACCTTGGCGCACGACCTGCGCGTGCAAGGACTGGCGGCGGGATCGTTCACCGTCAAACTCAAAGATGCCACGTTCCAAATCACCACGCGACAGCAGCAGTTTGGACATCCGCTCAATTACGATCCTGCCATGTGGCCGGCCGTCCAGTCGGCGCTCCAGAAACTGACCAAGCCGCATACCCGCTATCGGTTGGTGGGCTTGTCGCTGTCCGGCCTCGTGCCCGCGACAGGCTCGCTCTTCACACAGCGCCAAACTCAGGCAATCGCAGCCCTGGATGGACTGATCGAACGATATGGCAGTCGTATGGTTCGACTGGGTGGGATTCCGGAAGAGTAACCAGGCAGGCTCAGCTTGGACGTTGACTGTCGGACGGGCGGACCGAGTTCAAGAACGCTTCCACTTCCTGAATGACCACCGCCTGCTCCTCAGCAGACAGCTTATCCCAATGTTGCCGGAGCGGTTCAAAGTATCGCCTGATAGAGGTATAGAGACTATAGGCTTTCCCGTTTCGTTCATCCTGACTGTCGGCCATGATTCTCGTCCTTTCACATCCTCCGAGTAGGCCAGCAGTCTAGTCAATTCTCCCCGTGGCAGACAAGGGATGATTACATCTCACACCCGTGGCAACTGCGTATTCTGCTCAAAACAGCCACCGATTATGACGAAAACCAGCCACTCACAATGCGACAAACCAGCCGACCGAACTGCCCAAGCCTCAATGAGTTGTTGAATATTGATAGACTTCCCGACTCAGGTAAGGATCGGCACGAGATTGATGATTTCTCGTTTTTCTGAACGGCTGCTTCCGACCCAAACCCGACGTCTACGACCGACCGCTATCAGGTGTTCCAATCGAATGATGGCACCCTCGGTATCCCACGGGGAGTAAAAGAAAGAGCATCCATCGCCGCAGCTTCTTTACGAAGGGCGGCAGACAGCTTAGACAGATCTTGAAAGTCGGCGATGTGGTTATCCGCAGAAAGACCTGTCCTGGTAGCAGCGTGATAGCAGATGCAGATGATGAAAGCAGAAAATGATGGCTCATCGCTTCCTCCAATGACAAGATGGGTTGTTCGATCGTGACCGTGCCGTCTTCGGTGATGAGTTGATCCAGGTTGTATGGATGAGCTGGGACGGTCGGGGCGCTATGAAGAGTGGATGCACCCGAAAGACAATGAGACACCAGATTAATCAAACAGCGGATGAAGGCTCGTATGACGAAGATTCTTGTCATAGACGATGATGTCCGAGACCGAGGCCTCCTAGCTGCCGTCCTCGAGGAAAGAGGATATGAAGTTATTTTGGCAGATAATGGTGGGGCAGGGTTGACGTTATGTCACCGGCGAACTCCTGATGCTGTCGTGTTGGACCTCAACATGCCTGGAATAGACGGTCGGAGCTTACTGCAGCAATTGCGGATACTGCACCCCACCCTACCGGTCGTAGTTTTTAGTGGTCACAGCACTGACGAGGTTGAGCAAGAGATGCTGAACCAGGGCGCCACGGCCTGTATTCAGAAGGCATTTTCGCTCGATCAACTTGGGTCGGCATTGCAGGAGGTCCTACCCTCCCCCCACTCAAGCTGACAGCTGATTCGCATACAAGACGACACAGACCCACTCCAGCCAAGCGTAGCGCGAAGCGCGCACCATCTCGAATGAACGACCGCTTTCAGGCGTGAAGCTTGCCGTAGCGACTGTCGCAAATTGGCCGAATGCTGCCGGAGGCAACTGGCCATTTGCCGTCTGATTTGCGGACAGGATGAGCTAGACTGGACGCACGAGTTTACGCGGGATATACGACCCCTGCGCAAACAGGTTTTATGGACAAAGCGTTTACAATGCGATCACTTTCACACTGATCTTCTCCCTCCATACTCCCCTACCTCTTTCATCAACCGATAGCCAGATGAGGCTTGATCCAGTTTCAAACTTTATTCCCAAGTCTCATACTTTCTCACTGCCAACACTGGCGGACTATTTGAGCATCCTGCGCAAGTCTCTTTCCATCCGAGCACACAGTCGGTATGATGCAGCCATGTCTGTGAAAGTCATGACGAAAGACCAGCTGATCCCGCTTCTGCGTGCGGCGCAGGCCCGGAGCAAACGTATCGTGTTCACGAACGGCTGTTTCGACCTCATGCATGTGGGCCATACCCGTTACCTCCAGGCGGCGAGAGATCTCGGAGACCTCCTGGTCGTCGCCGTCAACAGCGATGACTCGGTCAGGAGCTTGAACAAAGCACCGGATCGGCCGATCGTCCCGGAGACTCAGCGGGCGGAAGTGGTCGCCGCTCTCAGTTCGGTCGATTATGTGGTCCTCTTCAACGAACCGAACCCCCACAGTTTGATTGCCGCCTTGCAGCCGGATGTGCTCGTCAAAGGCGGAGATTGGGCGGTGGAACGGATCGTTGGCCGCGAAATCGTCGAAGCCCGCGGCGGGGTCGTCCGTACTATTCCCTTAGTCCCTGGCGTCTCCACCACGACGCTGATTCAACGTATTCGCTCAACCTAGCAGGATGCTGAAACAATTCGCCAGCGTCGTTCTCGGCTCATCGAAATTCTCAACGTACCCTCATGGGTACGCCTCCGGTTTCGACTCACCTCCGGCCTTGCTGACAAACTGTTTGAGCATCCCGCTAAGCTCTTCTTTTATCATTCGATGCCCTGTCGGCCATCAAAAAAACTGCCATGAAAAGCTAGCTGCTCTCTAGCCCATACACCATGTCCGAAACGATCTCTTCAACATCAGCATCCCAGTGGTTCGTTCCTGTCGCTGCGGCGCTAGGAGACGGAACAGGCCGCCCCTCGGTCGCAGGCTTATACGGCTCCACCGCCGGGCTTGCCCTCACCATGCTCCTGCATCCCCAGATGGGCAAATTGGGGAGTCGGTCCTGGCTGATCGTCACCGGGTCGGACGAGGCGGCTGAACGCCTCTTTGATGACCTGCGATTTTTCCATGACCTCATCGGCCTTCCCACGGCTCCCCTCGCGCTGTTCCCGAAATGGGAAATCTTGCCCTACGAGAACAACGCGCCTCTGGTCAATCTGGTTGCGCGCCGGATGAATGCCCTGCATCACATCCGGACCACCCCACAGACCTGCCTGGTCACCTCGATCGCGGCGCTCATGCAACGGCTATTGCCCGTCGAGACGTTTAGCCACACCACCCTGCAACTCAAGCTGGGCGGCACGATCGAACGAGAAACCCTCACCGGAGGATTGTTACGGCTCGGCTATCGGCAGGTCTCGGTGGTGGAAATTCCCGGAGAGTTCAGTATTCGAGGCGGCATTGTCGATATTTTTTCGACGGCCTATGCCGACCCGCTACGAGCAGAGTTTCTTGGCGAAACCATCGACTCGCTCCGCCTCTTCGATTCGGCCACGCAAAAGTCCATCAAGAAGCTGGATCGAGCGATCGTCCTGCCCGCACGGGAATACTTGCGTGCCGAGACGTCGCCGGACGCCCTTGCCCCCATCCCTGCGGATGCAGAATGGCACGCACCGGATCTGTATCCCCGTATGGACACCCTCTTCGACTATTTTACCGAACAGCCTATCTTGGTCATGGATCAGCCTGCCGGATTGAAAGGGAGCTGCGAGGACCTCTGGGGTAAAATCGACGACGGTTATCTCCGCCATACCGACCGGGAGTCCCTCGCACCTTATCCATCACCGGAACGATTGTTTCTCTCCTGGGCTGCGCTCTTGGATTACACGAAGCGGTTGCCCGCCCTCGCACTCGAGCCGCTCACACCAAGCGATGCATCCTGGAGTCCGGTCCTGACTTTTCCCGCTCAGAGCCCGGCCAGCGCAGGCCTCGGGGCTCGCGGCATGCCCTTCAGCCAGACCCTGGCCATCATGGATCGCCTGCGGGATGAATGCCGCGTCGTGCTCGTCGCGAGAAGCCGCGGCCAGGTCGATCGCTTGCTGGCGCTCTTGCGCGAACACGATGTGCCGGCGACGGAATGGACTGCAGGAACCTGGACCGCGACCGGAAAAACCAAAGCGCCGTTCTACGTCTTGCACGGCGATCTGTCCGCGGGGTTTCTCGCTCCTGACTTGCGCCTGGCGGTACTCACGGAAGAAGAACTGTTTGCCAAGGGCGCACGCCACAAACCCCAGGCCAAGAGTAAAGCCGCGACGTTCCTTTCGTCGTTGGAAGATCTCAACGTGGGCGACTATGTCGTCCATGTCCAACATGGCATCGCCCGGTATCAAGGTCTCAAGCGCCTCTCGGTACAGGACTTCGACAGCGATTACTTGATCCTGGAATTCGCCGGCGGGGACAAGCTGTATGTCCCCCTGGAGAAACTCAGCCATGTGCAGCGGTATAGCGGGGCAGACGGCCATGGCCCACGTCTGGAACGGCTCGGCGGAACCAATTGGGCCAAAACGACCGCGCGCGTCAAAAAGGACATCGAGGAGATGGCCCATGAGTTGGTCGACCTCTATGCCAACCGCGAACTCGTCACGCGCCATGCCTATGGATTCGACAGCACCATGTACCACGAATTCGAAGCCGCGTTCGAATATGAAGAAACGGCGGATCAGCTCAAAGCGGTCGAGGACATTACCCGCGACATGGAGTCCAGCAAACCGATGGACCGATTGGTCTGCGGCGACGTGGGGTACGGAAAAACGGAAGTGGCCATGCGGGCGGCCTTCAAGGCCGTGGAGGCCAATCGCCAAGTCGCCGTGCTCGTGCCCACAACCCTCCTGGCCCACCAACATTACGACAACTTCTCGGAACGGTTCGCTCCGTTCCCCGCACGCGTGGCCCTGCTGTCCCGTTTCCAATCGCCGAAGGAGGCCAAGGCCATTCTCAAAGACGTGGCGGCCGGGGATGTCGACGTCATCATCGGAACCCACCGGCTCGTCCAGAAAGATGTGTTGTTCCGCGACCTGGGTCTCGTGATCATCGATGAAGAACAATGGTTCGGCGTCAAACACAAAGAGCGATTGAAACAACTCCGCACCCAGGTCGACGTCTTGACGCTTACGGCCACCCCGATTCCCCGCACCTTGCAAATGGCCATGGCAAGCGTACGCGATCTCTCCATCATCGAAACCCCGCCGGCAGGCCGCCTCGCCATTCGCACGCAGGTGGTCCGATTTAGCGACACACTCGTGCGAGAGGCGATCTTGCGGGAGCTGGGACGTGGCGGGCAGGTCTACTTCGTCCATAACCGGGTCGAGACGATGGAAAAGACGGGAGCCTGGCTCCACCAATTGGTGCCGGACGCGCGCATCGTGATGGCCCATGGGCAGATGAACGCGAAACCGCTTGAAGCCGTGATGTTGAAATTCTTCCGGCGGGAAGCCGACGTGTTGATCGCCTCGGCCATTATCCAATCGGGCATCGATGTGCCCCATGCCAACACGATCATCATCAATCGTGCTGACATGTTCGGCCTTGCACAGTTGTACCAATTACGCGGACGGGTGGGCCGGAGCGGCGATCAAGCCTACGCCTACTTCCTGGTACCAGACGAAGGGCAACTGAGCGAGGACGCACAGAAACGCCTGACTGCGATTCAGCAATTTACCGAACTGGGAGCCGGCTTTCGGATCGCCGCAGCGGATATGGAAATTCGAGGCGCCGGCAATCTCCTTGGCAAGCAACAGTCAGGACATATCGCCGCCATCGGACTGGACCTCTACATGCAGATGGTGGAGCAGGCCGTCCAGCGCCTCAGAGGCCAGGTGGTGGAAGAAGAACCGGATCCCGTACTCCGGCTCAACGTTTCCGCCTTCATCCCGGATGCCTATGTCGCCGATCCTCATCAGCGCCTCTCTTGTTACAAACGGCTGTCGTCCTGCACCCAAGTCGGAGACCTCGCATTGCTGCATGGCGAAATCCAGGATCGGTACGGGCTGGCCCCGGACTCCGTCGAGCGGTTGTTCGAAGTCATGCAGGTGCGGCTCCAGGCCAAAGCATTGCGCCTAGCTGCCATTGAGCTCAAATCCCACTCCGTCGTTGTGACGCTCGACGCTAAGAGCAAGGTCTCGAGCCAGGCGATTCACCGGATGATGGACCGGTACAAGAAACGCGTCTGCTTCCTGTCTCCCCTCTCGTTCGAGCTCCAAATGCCGCACCAGGATTGGCCTTCCATCTTTCGAGAACTCACCGCAACCTTGCAAAGCCTGGGAGTCTGTGATACCAACACAACAGTGCCTCCGCGTCCATCTCGCTAACAAGGTCTTGTGCACTTATGATTCGATCATCGAACGGTTCCATCAACGTCGTCGCGGTCCGCCTCGTCTGTCTGCTCGCCGGCGCCATCGGCGGCGGTCTCGTCCTGCTGACCAGTTGTACGCCTCCGCCAGAGGAAAGTGTGTTGGCCCTCGTCAATGGCCGACAGATCACACAGAACGAATTCGAAACCCGCTGGGGAGAACTGGCCGACGCGACCAGGGCGCGGTACGAGAAAGACGGAGGCAAGCGCCGCTTCCTCGACGAGCTCATCACCCGCGAACTGCTCATGCAGGAGGCGCGTAAACAGGGACTCGATCAGAACGATGCCATCCGCGATCGCGCGCAACGCTATCGGGAACAATTGATCCTCGACGAACTCC carries:
- a CDS encoding SprT-like domain-containing protein; this encodes MAPRQAPPVTSQQLTKMWVDLNTRYFTGLLPPIDLVWSRRLTSSVGMFVSRRGPKPRLDQDGLRPPVTREIRLSLPLLQQVVQTSEYGEQEIVNTLAHEMIHQWQFDILKRRPNHRQDFLRKMTEMNRDGTLAITIYHSLQKEVLALTRFAWRCRQCGRLYQRQRRTIQPRRHHCGICRGALQELRSVGQPQLAAPAPPPTPAPTLLQRIQLSFRF
- a CDS encoding DNA polymerase IV, with translation MRWSRQILFGDVDAMFASAAVLANPSLAGKPVAVGGSSPRGIIAAASYAARVFGVRSAMPTGEARRLCPDLILVPPDRPLYHRLHEQMQAVINRLLPVTEWTSIDEFYAETTDMQSLYPDPSKLGQCVKDAIFDATGLRCTIALASGKTVAKVAADAHKPDGLAVIEPGTEAAFLAARPVRDLPGIGPKSAAMLNGLGIHCVGDLLDPRHEPFLRQQWGTRLLAWQEVAQGIDRDPVVVDRASKSLGHETTFEQDTSDLAFLEQTIKSFLGTLAHDLRVQGLAAGSFTVKLKDATFQITTRQQQFGHPLNYDPAMWPAVQSALQKLTKPHTRYRLVGLSLSGLVPATGSLFTQRQTQAIAALDGLIERYGSRMVRLGGIPEE
- the rfaE2 gene encoding D-glycero-beta-D-manno-heptose 1-phosphate adenylyltransferase, with the protein product MSVKVMTKDQLIPLLRAAQARSKRIVFTNGCFDLMHVGHTRYLQAARDLGDLLVVAVNSDDSVRSLNKAPDRPIVPETQRAEVVAALSSVDYVVLFNEPNPHSLIAALQPDVLVKGGDWAVERIVGREIVEARGGVVRTIPLVPGVSTTTLIQRIRST
- the mfd gene encoding transcription-repair coupling factor, with the translated sequence MSETISSTSASQWFVPVAAALGDGTGRPSVAGLYGSTAGLALTMLLHPQMGKLGSRSWLIVTGSDEAAERLFDDLRFFHDLIGLPTAPLALFPKWEILPYENNAPLVNLVARRMNALHHIRTTPQTCLVTSIAALMQRLLPVETFSHTTLQLKLGGTIERETLTGGLLRLGYRQVSVVEIPGEFSIRGGIVDIFSTAYADPLRAEFLGETIDSLRLFDSATQKSIKKLDRAIVLPAREYLRAETSPDALAPIPADAEWHAPDLYPRMDTLFDYFTEQPILVMDQPAGLKGSCEDLWGKIDDGYLRHTDRESLAPYPSPERLFLSWAALLDYTKRLPALALEPLTPSDASWSPVLTFPAQSPASAGLGARGMPFSQTLAIMDRLRDECRVVLVARSRGQVDRLLALLREHDVPATEWTAGTWTATGKTKAPFYVLHGDLSAGFLAPDLRLAVLTEEELFAKGARHKPQAKSKAATFLSSLEDLNVGDYVVHVQHGIARYQGLKRLSVQDFDSDYLILEFAGGDKLYVPLEKLSHVQRYSGADGHGPRLERLGGTNWAKTTARVKKDIEEMAHELVDLYANRELVTRHAYGFDSTMYHEFEAAFEYEETADQLKAVEDITRDMESSKPMDRLVCGDVGYGKTEVAMRAAFKAVEANRQVAVLVPTTLLAHQHYDNFSERFAPFPARVALLSRFQSPKEAKAILKDVAAGDVDVIIGTHRLVQKDVLFRDLGLVIIDEEQWFGVKHKERLKQLRTQVDVLTLTATPIPRTLQMAMASVRDLSIIETPPAGRLAIRTQVVRFSDTLVREAILRELGRGGQVYFVHNRVETMEKTGAWLHQLVPDARIVMAHGQMNAKPLEAVMLKFFRREADVLIASAIIQSGIDVPHANTIIINRADMFGLAQLYQLRGRVGRSGDQAYAYFLVPDEGQLSEDAQKRLTAIQQFTELGAGFRIAAADMEIRGAGNLLGKQQSGHIAAIGLDLYMQMVEQAVQRLRGQVVEEEPDPVLRLNVSAFIPDAYVADPHQRLSCYKRLSSCTQVGDLALLHGEIQDRYGLAPDSVERLFEVMQVRLQAKALRLAAIELKSHSVVVTLDAKSKVSSQAIHRMMDRYKKRVCFLSPLSFELQMPHQDWPSIFRELTATLQSLGVCDTNTTVPPRPSR